In the genome of Ureibacillus sp. FSL W7-1570, the window GGCAACCGGTTATTATGATCATCCGAACTATATGAACGTACCCGGAGAAGATTTGCCAAAGGTTTTCCATTATTTTAAAGAAGCCCATCCTTTCTTTGATACGGATGTGTTGGTCGTCGGAGGGAAAAACTCAGCGGTCGATGCGACGTTGGAATTGCATAAGGCAGGTGCCCGTGTAACCGTTGCATACCGCGGCAGTGATTATTCTCCGAGCATCAAGCCATGGATTTTGCCGGAATTCCAATCCCTCATCCGAAATGGCGAAGTGGTGATGCATTTCAACACAATGGTGAAAGAGATTCGGGAGAAGGAAGTTGTACTGGATATCGACGGCAAAGAAGAAGTCATCAAAAATGATTTTGTGTTCGCCATGACCGGCTATCATCCGGATCATGATTTCATCCGGAAAATGGGTGTAACCATTGATGATGAAACCGGACGTCCTACATATGACCCTGAAACAATGGAATCCAATGTGGAGAATTTGTTCATTGCAGGAGTTCTCGCTGCCGGCAACAATGCCAACGAAATTTTCATTGAAAATGGAAAATTCCATGGGGCGTTTATTGCAAAAGCCATTGAAATGAAACAAAGCAACTAAAGGAAGACATTACGGAAAAGGGCTGTCCTGAAAGTATAAAATGTTCGGGACAGCCCGCTTTAATATGGTTATATTTCTTCGACATTGCTCCAGCAAGGTTGGCGACATATACAGCGCCGCTTTTTTTATTGCCGGAAAAATTCAGTTCCCAACCTTTAAAAACCTAGAGTAATACTATAAAATATTATTAATAAGGAAGGGAGCGTCGATATTGTTTATTCTACTCTCTGCAGCGATTGCTCCAGGATGTGCGTTATTCAGCTATTTTTACTTGCGAAATCAAATGGCGACCGAACCCCGAAAAACACTTCTCCGAACATTCATTTTCGGATTATTGATCACTTTTCCAATCATGTTCATTCAGTATGTCATGCAGGAAGAAGAAATCATTACAAATTCTTTTCTCCTCGATGTCCTATTCTCGAGCGCATTGGAAGAATTTTTCAAGTGGTTCATTATTTTTGCCTTTATTTATCGCCATGTGGAATTTGACGATCCATATGATGGAATTCTGTATGGAGCAGCTGCTTCTTTAGGGTTTGCTACACTGGAGAATATTCTTTATTTGTTGACATTTGGCATTGATACCGCCTTTATGCGCGCATTATTGCCAGTTTCAAGCCATGCTTTATTCGGTGTGGTGATGGGCTATTATTTCGGAAAAAGCAAATTTACAAAGAATGACCGTTCGAAGGAATATTTGGCTCTTTCCATTGCGGCTCCATTATTTTTGCATTTCATCTATAATTCTATTTTAATGTTTGAAGATTATTGGCTTTATTTGATGGCCCCATTCATGCTTTTTTTATGGTGGTTTGCTTTAAGGAAAGTGAAATTGGCACATGAGCATTTAATCAAACATCTTGTGGAACAAAATAAGATTTAGTCATGGTCTGAAAGGAACAACTCCTTTTGGGCCATTTTTTTATTTTACGAAATCAACAATAAAAATTTGTTCATTGAACATAATAATGGCTGAATGGTCGTTTCGCTTGGAGATTCGACCATTTTTTCGTTGATCAGTGCATAATTGGTTCCAAAGTTAACATGCTATGAAAAAAGGAGTGAAGGAGATGTTCAGAAATATATTGATTGCATTGCTGTATCTGGTTGCGGCAACCGGCACGATTACGCTCATCAAGCCGGAAGAATCTTTCGCCTTTTCGAATCAGGTCATTGAACGGGGTGCCTTTGGCGACGATGTGATCGAATTGCAAGCACGACTGCAATATTTGGGGTTCTATCATGGAAAAATTGATGGAAAGTTCGGATACGGCACTTACTGGGCATTGCGAAACTTCCAGGAAAGCTATGGCTTGAAAGTGGATGGGATTGCCGGCGCGGAAACAAAAAGGGTGCTTGCGAACAACAGCGATTTTGACCGGGAATGGGTGCATGCGCAAATTAACGCGGGAAGAGAGTTTACTTATTATGGAGGTATTCCTCTTGATCAACAAGTGAAAAAAGGGAAAGCTGGTTCGTCGGGAAGCAAAAGCTACCAGTTGCCATCCAAATTTACGGAGCAAGATTTGCAGCTGATGGCGAACGCTGTTTATGGAGAAGCGAGGGGGGAACCTTATGAAGGACAAGTGGCAGTGGCGGCAGTCATTTTAAACCGGCTTGAGTCGCCTGATTTCCCTAATACGATTTCGGAAATCATTTTCCAACCAGGTGCATTTACAGCCGTGGCAGATGGACAAATTTGGTTGACGCCGAATGAAAGGGCGAAACAGGCAGTTCTTGATGCCATGAGTGGATGGGATCCATCGGAAAATGCACTATATTATTTCAATCCGAATACAGCGACAAGCAAATGGATTTGGTCAAGACCTCAAATTAAACAAATCGGTCAACATATTTTCTGCTATTAAAGGAGCGACAATATGAAAAGTCTAGTATACCTACTTTCCATTGCTGTGTTGGCATTAGGGCTGTATGCTTATGATGTCCGTTCAGACAATCAACAATTGAAAAAAGAAATTCACGCGCAATACACCAATTCTTTATCCAATGCCAGCGAAAAATTATCCTATTTGCAGCGTTCCGTGGCACAATCACTGCTATTCCAGGATGAAAAAGCATTACAAAACGAATTGGACAACATTTGGCGGACAAGCAATGAATTGCGTACATCCATCAGTAATTTGCCGTTGAATCCGGATGTAGCGAATCAATGGCTCCGTTATATCGGAAAAATCGGGGATGAAGCAAAAAGAGCTTCAACCAACGGCGATTACGAATCTTGGCAAAAGAAGATGACGGTGGTTCATAACAATTTGGAACAATTGACAAATGAATGGTCCCTTGCAACAGCCCATTTTTATGAAAATGACGGTGATTTTGAAAAATGGAAGCAAGTGGCGAAAACCGATCTGGAAGAATCGCCTTTTAAAAATCTGGCTTCAAACTTGAAAACATATTCGGAAAAGGATTTCCCGTTAACAACCAGCGAATCCGATTGGTTGAAGAAACGGGATTTGAAACACATACGAGATCGTGAAATCACGAAGGATGAAGCCATTCAAGTTTTAGAAAAGCTTGTGCCGGGGATCAAAGATGCGACATATACCGTTTCAAAGAGCAAAGAAGATGCGCCATATCCCTTTTACCATATTCAATTTGTCAAAGGAAGCAGGGTAGGATATGCGGATATTACAGTCAAAGGCGGCCATTTGATATCCTTCTTATCCGAACGCCCGGTACAGCCGGACCGGAATATTACACAGGAAAAAGTGAAGGAATTGACAAAACAATTTATTGAACGGGCCGGTTATGATGATTTGGAGATTATCGAAATGCGGGAAAACCATGAAGCTTGGCATGTCCATCTTGCGCGGGTGGCAGGAAAACACAATGCCCTGGTATATCCGGACGGTATACAGTTGAAAGTATCGAAGGACAGTGGAGAGCTGTTAGGTTTGAATGCAATGGAATATGTACAAAGAGAAAACATCAATGACAATCAGCCGGTAGTTCCGATTGACTGGAAGAAATTTTTCCGCCCAAATACAGTGGTGGAGGAAGAACGATTCATTTATACGGAAAACGAAGCGTATCAGTTAAGATTATGCTATGAAGTGATTGCCCGTTTTGAAGATGACATCAATCAAACGTACCGGGTTGTTGTAGATACGGAAAACCATGATGTCCTCAAAGTGGAGCAATTGCCATAATTATTTAAACACTCTAGAAATTCCGATTCTTTCGTGCAATAATATAAATACAATTATTGTGCGAGGCGGGTCAAAATGGAAATTAAAATGGGGATGTTTATTACATTGGAATCCAATTCATCGGAAACGGTTGAAAGTGTCAAATGCAAAGTGGTGGACAGACAAGACAATGTGCTTTATGTATCTCAACCGGTGGGAATGCAGACGAATAAAACCTGCTGCTTAAGGAAGAACACTGATTATCGTGCATTATTTCAAGGCGAAGATAAAGTCATCTACACATTTCCGACGAAAGTGATCGGCGAAAAAATGGACCAGTTGCCTACGATTTTACTTTCATGCCCTCCCAGAAAGGAAATCAAAAAGATTGAAAGAAGGAGATTTGTCCGGGTCAGAACTTCAGTGGACGTTTCAGTAGAATACAACGGTCAATTTCATCCATACGTAACAAAGGATATCAGCGCCGGTGGAATTGCTGTAAAACTGCAATCTGTTCCGCCATTCGCAGAAGGAAATACGGTCACATTAACAATTGTTTTACCATTTAAAAATGGTGAGATACAATATATTCAGACGGATGCGAAAGTGGTTCAAATATTTAAAAACAATGATGAACAGCTTGCATCTTTCCAATTCATCAATATCGATGAAATCGATCAACAATTGATTCTTCGGTTCTGCTTCGAACGGCAAGTGTTGATCATGAAGGAGATGTCAAACCTCCAATAAGCTCATTTTATTGGAGGGCTTTTTTATGGAAAAATAATCAGCAAACATTTTAACAACAATGTTGGAGGAAAGTAGGATTGGACATGAAAAAAAATATTCAAATTGCGATTGATGGCCCTGCAGGCGCAGGAAAAAGCACCATAGCCAAAATCGTGGCTGAACAATTGGGCTTCACTTACATTGATACTGGAGCGATGTATCGCGCCGTAACGTATAAAGCGCTAAAAGAAAACATAAAATTAGATGATGAAAAAAATCTTGAAGAAATGTTATTGAGAACAGAAATTGAATTGAAGCCGTCCCCTAATGGACAACTTGTATTTGTCGATGGAGAAGATGTCACAAAAAAAATCCGTTCCAACGAGGTCACCGCAAATGTTCCGCAAGTGGCTGCCCTCGGGAAAGTTCGCGAAATTCTTGTCGCAAAACAAAAACAGCTGGCCAAAGACGGGGCGGTTGTCATGGATGGACGAGATATCGGAACCCATGTCTTAAAAGATGCGGAGTTGAAAATCTTCATGTCCGCATCTGTTGAGGAAAGGGCGAAACGCAGACTGCTAGATAATGAAAAAAGAGGCATCCCATCCGACTTTGAAAAGCTGAAGGAAGAAATCGCCCTGCGCGATCAGCAGGACATGGAACGGGAAATCTCTCCGTTGGTACAAGCGGAAGATGCCATCTTTTTGGATACGACCCACTTGTCCATCGAAGAAGTGGCTGAAGAAATCTTGCGTATGGCAAAAGAAAAGATGGCATAATCAGTGAATCTTTTTGCGTATTTTATTCATAAAAAAGGAAATATTTTAACTATAAGGAAAAAATTTTGTGTTTAAATTGAATTTCTAATAAAATAGATATTGTAAGATGCGAAGGAGGGTTACATATGTCCGAGGAAATGAACTTAGAAGTTGGCCGAGAATTCCATGAAGGAGACATTGTAAAAGGAGTTGCTGCCAAAGTAGAAGATAAGGCGGTGACTGTTACAATAGAAGGGGCGCCATTTGATGGGATTGTGCCAATCAGCGAACTGTCCAGCTTGCATGTGGAAAAAGCATCCGACGTGGTATCTGTCGGTGATGAGCTGGAATTAATGATCACGAAAATTGAAGATGAAAACTTTGTACTTTCCAAACGCAAAGTAGATGCTTTAAA includes:
- a CDS encoding YpdA family putative bacillithiol disulfide reductase, encoding MQKADAIIVGGGPCGLSAAIELQNIGLKPIVIEKGNVVNALYHYPTHQTFFSTSEKLAIGDVPFIVEQRKPSRNQALVYYREVVKLKNIHVNRFEKVLSVEKRPDGFFIVTSDKAQYETPYVILATGYYDHPNYMNVPGEDLPKVFHYFKEAHPFFDTDVLVVGGKNSAVDATLELHKAGARVTVAYRGSDYSPSIKPWILPEFQSLIRNGEVVMHFNTMVKEIREKEVVLDIDGKEEVIKNDFVFAMTGYHPDHDFIRKMGVTIDDETGRPTYDPETMESNVENLFIAGVLAAGNNANEIFIENGKFHGAFIAKAIEMKQSN
- the prsW gene encoding glutamic-type intramembrane protease PrsW; protein product: MFILLSAAIAPGCALFSYFYLRNQMATEPRKTLLRTFIFGLLITFPIMFIQYVMQEEEIITNSFLLDVLFSSALEEFFKWFIIFAFIYRHVEFDDPYDGILYGAAASLGFATLENILYLLTFGIDTAFMRALLPVSSHALFGVVMGYYFGKSKFTKNDRSKEYLALSIAAPLFLHFIYNSILMFEDYWLYLMAPFMLFLWWFALRKVKLAHEHLIKHLVEQNKI
- the sleB gene encoding spore cortex-lytic enzyme, whose amino-acid sequence is MFRNILIALLYLVAATGTITLIKPEESFAFSNQVIERGAFGDDVIELQARLQYLGFYHGKIDGKFGYGTYWALRNFQESYGLKVDGIAGAETKRVLANNSDFDREWVHAQINAGREFTYYGGIPLDQQVKKGKAGSSGSKSYQLPSKFTEQDLQLMANAVYGEARGEPYEGQVAVAAVILNRLESPDFPNTISEIIFQPGAFTAVADGQIWLTPNERAKQAVLDAMSGWDPSENALYYFNPNTATSKWIWSRPQIKQIGQHIFCY
- a CDS encoding PepSY1/2 domain-containing protein is translated as MKSLVYLLSIAVLALGLYAYDVRSDNQQLKKEIHAQYTNSLSNASEKLSYLQRSVAQSLLFQDEKALQNELDNIWRTSNELRTSISNLPLNPDVANQWLRYIGKIGDEAKRASTNGDYESWQKKMTVVHNNLEQLTNEWSLATAHFYENDGDFEKWKQVAKTDLEESPFKNLASNLKTYSEKDFPLTTSESDWLKKRDLKHIRDREITKDEAIQVLEKLVPGIKDATYTVSKSKEDAPYPFYHIQFVKGSRVGYADITVKGGHLISFLSERPVQPDRNITQEKVKELTKQFIERAGYDDLEIIEMRENHEAWHVHLARVAGKHNALVYPDGIQLKVSKDSGELLGLNAMEYVQRENINDNQPVVPIDWKKFFRPNTVVEEERFIYTENEAYQLRLCYEVIARFEDDINQTYRVVVDTENHDVLKVEQLP
- a CDS encoding PilZ domain-containing protein; its protein translation is MEIKMGMFITLESNSSETVESVKCKVVDRQDNVLYVSQPVGMQTNKTCCLRKNTDYRALFQGEDKVIYTFPTKVIGEKMDQLPTILLSCPPRKEIKKIERRRFVRVRTSVDVSVEYNGQFHPYVTKDISAGGIAVKLQSVPPFAEGNTVTLTIVLPFKNGEIQYIQTDAKVVQIFKNNDEQLASFQFINIDEIDQQLILRFCFERQVLIMKEMSNLQ
- the cmk gene encoding (d)CMP kinase; this encodes MKKNIQIAIDGPAGAGKSTIAKIVAEQLGFTYIDTGAMYRAVTYKALKENIKLDDEKNLEEMLLRTEIELKPSPNGQLVFVDGEDVTKKIRSNEVTANVPQVAALGKVREILVAKQKQLAKDGAVVMDGRDIGTHVLKDAELKIFMSASVEERAKRRLLDNEKRGIPSDFEKLKEEIALRDQQDMEREISPLVQAEDAIFLDTTHLSIEEVAEEILRMAKEKMA